GCACCGTTAGCAACAAGGCTGTTGATCAGATTATACGCGAACTGTTGGACCGTACCGGGCTGACCCGGTGTGCCCGGACACGCATCGGCGAGGCGGGCGAGGGCAAGATGCTGTCCGGTGGTGAGAAAAAACGACTTGCCTTCGCCACCGAATTGTTGACCAAACCGACCATCCTGTTCTGTGACGAGCCTACCACTGGTTTGGACTCGTTCAACGCACAAGCTCTAGTGTCGACGCTTCAACAGCTAGCTAAACGTGGTACAGCGATCATATGCACGATACATCAACCATCGAGCCAACTGTTCTCGATGTTTGATCAGGTAATGTTGCTGGCCGAAGGACGCGTTGCCTACGCCGGGAAACCGCACGATGCGCTCCAATTTTTTGCTCAACATAACTTTGAGTGTCCACCGAACTACAACCCGGCGGAATTTTTGATCGGAGCCCTGGCGACGACGCCCGGCTTCGAGAAGGCTTCGCAACGCTCCGCACAGCGGATGTGCGATCTCTTCGCCGTCAGCGAAGCCGCTGGTCAGCGGGATGTGCTGATAAACCTCGAGATACACATGGCTGAAACTGGCGAGTTTAGTATCAACGATGAGCAGCATCTGGCAGCGCCACCTTCCTGGTTCTATACAACTCTATGGCTAACGTATCGCACTTGGTTAACCGTGGTTCGGAATCCAACTGTGCAGTACCTTCGCTTTCTTCAGAAGATGGTGAGTTCCAAGAAACATTACCGCTGTTAAGACGCCAGCCCTTAAGACCCTAGTGTGCATGGGCAAGGGTAAGAGCGAGGTATGGCTAACCGAATGTTAATCTTCCAACAGGCAATTGCGATTATGGCCGGACTCTGCTTTTCCGGCGCGATCGACACAACACAGCTCGGAGTGCAGGCGATCCAAGGCATTTTATTCATCCTGATCTCAGAGAACACCTTCTCGCCAATGTACTCGGTTTTGTCCGTGTTCCCCGAGACATTCCCTCTGTTTATACGTGAAACTAAAAACGGACTGTACAATACTTCGCAGTACTACGTGGCCAACGTTACAGCAATGTTGCCCGGTCTCATCTTGGAACCATTGTTATTCGTACTCATCGCGTACTGGTTGGCCGCGCTTCGTCCTTCGTTTTATGCGTTCGCCATGACCAGCGTTGTCGCAACGCTTGTAATGAACGTTTCTACGGCATGCGGTTGCTTCTTTTCAGCTGCCTTCAACTCGATGCCATTAGCTTTGGCGTACCTAGTACCGTTCGACTACATCCTGATGATTACTTCCGGTGTCTTCATACAGCTTGGTACCATGCCGGTTGCGATGCAATGGCTCCCTTACATCTCCTGGATGATGTACGCCAACGAGGCAATGTCCATCGTACAGTGGGACGGTGTGACAAATATAAGTAAGTTTTGAAGCAGCATTTACCTAGAGAAACGAACCCAAAACTGTAACTGCAACATTATAAAATTTATCTATCTTTACAGCATGCTCTACTGCAAGCGAAAAACTACCATGCTTAGAATCTGGTCACGAAGTACTAGCGTATTACAGCTTCAATGAAACTCACCTATGGGTCAACGTTGGTGCAATGGTAGTTCTGTACTTTTGTTTTCACATTCTTGGTTACCTTTTCTTAAGGCGCAAAGCGAAACGTTAGAAGAGCGTGGAGCGTACCGTACTGGACATTTGTCGATGTTTGAgagatgaaataaaaaaaccatttttcacTGCCGAAACATAATCTGAATTCCGATCGAAATTACTGAacatatttcaatttttgctCGATTCACATCAGTGCATCACGACAGCTCCACTAGAATCAACTCAGCTTCTTTAATCATACGGTGGGCCATGAAAATATCCACGGATGGTGTATTGGTATTCGTACTTCATTCcaacatgttttatgttttgataaACAAAGCATAAACGATGTTCAATTTCGTTGTCtttgatggtgatggtggtacAGCGGATGGGTTTCCTTTCAACATAACAACGGACGGAAAGAGAgttttacacatttttacACATTATTATCTGAACGAAGCGTTCAACCAAGCGGCAAGCGCCAAACAAATACGATTGCAGGTTTTTTCTAGCATTGCTATATCGTAGTTTCGCCGTAAAAAAACATATTCTGTAAACGAACCCGTATTTATAAACGCCAGCGTGTCCTACCTTAACCTACCAATGACACATACAATCTTTGGCATCTGAGCTTTTTTATCCGCATTGGAGGACTGTTCGTAGTTGTCCACAGTTGTGGGGAATGGCACATTTGTTTCTGTATGTGTTTTACAACGAACTTACAGCGCCGTTTTATTCcacaaaataacaaacttAGAGCCGAGCGGAACACAGCAATTAAGCAATCGTCAACATGAGTGCAGAACACGGAGAAGCTGAATTAACGCAATTATATGAAAACGTTAGGCGGAACAGTGACGCTTCGTTTCGGGAGTATGTGCTGCGTGAGTTGTTAATTTTCTTCAAGGAATCCGCCTACTTGAACGAAGAAACCGCCGATCTCGATTTGGATAAGGACGTTTTCGCCAATGATGTAAACAACTGGACAAGCGAAGCAGATAACCGCAGTGTGGACGATATTTTGCAAGAGGCCGAGTTGTTGATacaccagcaaccattgtttGCAAAAGGCGGTGAAAATGTCGACAGCAAGTCCCAAACAGTGCTAGAAGTTTCGTGTGACGAGCTTTGGAGCGGTCTGCTCGAAGGTTTGGACATCACCGAACAGAAGGATGTGGCGTGCGTGGACCGGATTGATGTAAGTGTATTTTGCTTCAACCACATACaattcgttttgttgttgagtAAAACTTTCATCTAAAGACGGTTATGTAAAATTAGTCGGGATGCGAACgaaattttgtgtttgctcTTTTTTTGTCTTATATAGTACCTTTTACGATAGGTTTAGTCCAGTACCTTGCCACACACAATGTTTGTGGCTTCTGTCGGAAACCTTATTAGTTTATGAATACACATTACGCCTCAAGCTTAACAACTTCTTGTGCAATTATATCGACAAACATTACTGCTTCCTCACTAGTAGGTTGAATTTGGCGTGCTGGAAGCACAAACCCATAACGGCCAGTGTCTCGCAGTTCCACCGTGTAAGCGTACTTTATGCGTAATGCGCCGCGGGCCCAGTCATCTGAACCACCAGCGGCAGGATAGAGCGTACTGCCGGATGGTCCCACCGTGTAGCGCATACCACTGGATCGTTGAATTTTCTAGGAATTACATAAGAAAATGTTGTAAAAGTATTGTTTGGTTGCCAGCCACTCTTTGAACCTACCTCTGCTGCGGCATCTCCGACGCGCTTTAGATCCGCATGGTCTGGTGGCACAACCTGCTCGTATCCCCACGGATAAAGTATGTACTGTCCGTAGCtgtgaaatgtcaaaaaccCTTTCCAGTTAGCGGTTGACTGTTCCATGAACTGACTGACAGCtttggtttccggttccgaaaaaGGACCAGAACCGGCGAAGATCTCCGAGCATGGCTGTTTCGATGTGCCCTGTCCACCCCATTTGTAACCATAATTTCGATTAAGATCAACACCGGCGCATGGTCCGTACTGCAATCCGCCGCGGTTCTTACGCCAGAGACGGTCGTACTGATGCGTGTACTCGTAACCATCAGGATTGTGCACCGGGAGTATGTACCAGTCGATGTTTTTAATGTAATCGGGGTGATTTTCCCAGTCCTCAACCAAATTGTTTGCGATGTAGGTCACCGTTGCAGGACTAATCCATTCACGTGCGTGTATACCACCGTCGATCCAGATGGCACTGTTGGTTTGATTTCCATTCGAAATTCTGATGACTCTCAGTTCCCTTCCGTGTACCGTTTTACCTATACTCTTGGTGCTACATATGTCCGGGTACGTTTTCGCCAGATAGTCCATCCAGTCATATATGTCCTGCAGTCGATGGTAAGCAGTCCACGTCATGCGGTGACCTAGTAAATAACACCACGAAATAGAGAAAgcaaaaattttataaatccATTTATCAACAATTCAACTGTTAGTTCCGTCTTATCGACGCTTCGGCAGTattgcggccaccaccccTCCCCGGACCTCGTATATTCTCACCATTTCGATTCTCCCAAAGTTCTGTCTCGACCAAAGATGGATTTTCTGCATCGATAGCCCGTTGTAGATCTTCAATTACCACTTCATAAGACACGTTTTTGGAGCGCAAGAAACACTCAGCTGGTTTTATCATTCGGTGCGCCATGAATATATCGACGGATGTTGTGTTGGTACTCCACCGGGAGGCCTCTGTGTTTTGGaagggcgagaaaaaaaagtacCGAAACCAATTTAATACTTGAGCATACCGTCACACTTAACTTTTCCCTCCTCTACGTGCTTACTGAATCTATCCTGTAACTCTGAAACCGCATTTTTGTTAAGCTGAATGTCGTAGGCGATGCGCCACAACTGAGCTCCGTTGTACTTTACCGGTTGATCTGCAGTATTCTCATGTTGGATGGTGTTGGAAAGATTACGCCCGATGGGCCCTGTAATAGTCGCGCCTTCAACTGCATAAGCCTCCAGGAGCTTATGTTGGTTCACAAACGACACGGTTAGCAGCGTTACGCATAGTAAAATCCGGTTGGTTGTCATACTGATGTACGGGTGACCTCGAATAGCACTATTTTTCTCTTGCCTCGATTTGATGTTCCTCCACCATGGAAACACACGCGCCGGAACGTGGAATGTTTTTTATAATGCGTGGTTTTTTCAACTGCCCGCCATGGGGACAATGCTCCTGCCTTTTAAACAATCTTCTTGAGGCCCGACTGAAGACAGCGATATGCGTGTCGTTGAGCATCAGTCATTCAACTCTGTATGCGTGGAACTTACTTCTTTAAAACGTGTTAAGAgtcccgtttgttttgtgttcttaTTCGTCATCAATTGAGGCCAACGTAGGACGTTAGAAGGGAATGAAAGCAGAGGAGCAGATATACACTTGCAAATTCCGATCTGGCGAGGTTTCTCTCAACCAATGCCGGTTAAGAATGGAATTTTGAGTTACGATTTCATGTGATGGaagtaattttgtttttctatgcCCCTGAGCACATACCTTTGCCATTTAGTAATAACTTGTATTTTTGGTAATATTACTTGAATTACAAAAAAATTGAGAGGATGAATTGTGCgaaattctttgttttttacGAAAGCCATCTGCCATGAGCTATAGCCGACGATGAAACATACCGATTTCACGGTCTCCCATGTTCACCACCATTACTTGGTGTTGTATAGTACAGTATGTTTACTAgtttttccatattttttatttatttaggtTCGTAGCTATATAGTTGTAATGAAggttgttttgcataaaataatgttaaattCGTGTCTATTTTGGTCCTATAAAAGATCCAGCAAACATGCGTCAATCGCATGCAAAATAACACATATAGAACGATCTGCTCAACAAATAACGAATTCAGCAACGTCGAACTCGAAAATCAAAGCACTGTCCTCGACGTACGGCCAACAATTAGGATGCTGACTTCAACAATCAATGCTACTAATCGGGACTGCTTAGGAGCCGAGTCGATGAATGGCGATACGGGAATCTCCTGACCACCAATGCACGCCCAAAATCAGACCACAAACCTTCCACGGACTTGTGACAAAGGGACGCAACCATCCCCGGTGCACGAAGCATTGCGGCTGCTGGAAAACGGCACCGAAACGTTTATCGTCTCGAAGTACCGTAATCTGGAGAACGAGTTATTAAATCTCACCGAGCAAGTGAAAGATAGTCAGGAGCGATATCACAGTCTTAAGATCCAGTACGAAACGCTTTCTCAAGCTCACCGCACCCTGCGCGACCACTACAGCGCGAAGCAAGAAGAGTACGATAAATTGGAATTCGATATCCAGCATTTAACAAAGTGTGCCGATGTGCTTAGGTATGCTGAATAACAGATTCGTTTAGTCCAAAACAGCGagaggttttattttttttttttcagatcTGAGCTGAAATTGGCTCGAAGTGATCGTAACTTTGCCCTTGAGCTGCAGAATCTACTACAAGCTGAGCTTGATGATGCGCGGATCGACAAAAAAAGGCTACAGGACTGTAACGAGAAGGGAACAAAAACCATACAGGATCTTCAACGACAATGTCGCGAGATGGAGCGCATTTTGATGCGAAAAAACCCGGATTCCATTTACGGTCTTATAGGTATGCTCTCACTAGTATAATCCGTTAAGTTACCTTTAACCAGTGTGTGATTTTTACTCAGTCGCCACAAAGCTAACTGACGGCAGGTCGGGTAGTGACGTGTCACGGTGCCTACAGGAAACTCCCGGTTGTTCAAAGATGCAGCTGGATACCGATATTAAGAAGACGCCACACTACAACACCAATTCACATGGCAACCTATGCGATGTACAAGCACGCTTCAATTCGGTGCAAGTCAAGTACGAGACACACATTCGTGATTTGGAGATGCAAGTGCTAAGCTTACAGCAAATCAACTCCAAGCTAAACGAACGCATTATTCATCAAATGGAAGAGCTTGCTAGCATTAGCAGTAGCGCGGCAAACAATAGTGCGTTAAAAAATGTCGTCTCTAACGGTACACAAACTGATTGCCATATCCCGCTGAAACTATCTAAAACGAGACGCTCGGTAATGGTGCAGACGGAGAATTTGGTTGTGAAACCCTTATCTATTCGCCAGCAACAGACAAGACGGGTGTCATCACAGAATAAGGAAGACGCTCATTTGCTAGCAACCATTGGCGGTATGCGGGTGGACTTGGCACTCAAGGAGAAAGCTATGCAGCGATTAACACGTGAGGTAGAGGAGTGTAAGAAGACgataaaaaaattacagaaaaagaaagaagtaCTCGTAATGGTAGACAGTGGTAAGTCACCGGTGAATGTTCGTAAACCCGTACTGGGTTGTGTGGAAACTAATGTCGATGGAAGCTTGCTGCGAGAAGGAGCCCAACCAAAAGCGAAGAGTATCAAAATGAACCATAACGGCCCGCAAAAtgtaagaaaacaaatcgtttcACACGGTTGACTTTATGAAATGGAGTGTAAAATATCGGTGTttcctgtttcgttttttAGCTTAGAAAATGACAAGAGTACCACGGAATAGAGTCACGGTATAGAACCTGCGGCGAAGTTACGAGTGGGTTAACGTTCATCGAAGTACTGGGGTCGAGAGAAGAAAGACTTCTACCTTTTGACAATAACTTTTAATAGGCAAGGCGGCCAACAAATTTCACGATACAGAGTTTATGATTAATAACATGAATGTTCATTAATGGTAGGTCATAATAAAATATGACTAGTAGTCCAATGACTAAATTCATCCACGGCTGAAACCTTTTCAAACAAAGGACTATGGTATGTGGTTACGAGTTAACGTAAGTACCGGTATCCGGGAAACGCATTTAAAGGTGCGGGAAACGCGTTCACTTCCGCTGCTTTTGAAAACACAGGCTTTTGAGGTCATTTGTCCTGGAACCATTGAAACCTTCAACTGGGTGGTGGCAGGTATTCGTCCTACGTTATACTTGCACTTGAGTGATAATTTACACGCAACAATTCTGAGGGATGGTTGGATCGTTTTAATGTTCTATCGTTTTATTTAAAGCTGTTGGGTGAGTGATGCCCAACCTATTGATAATAGAAATTGTAATTATGCTGTAcaatttcgttcgttcgttcaatcGCAAACAGGAAGTAGCAgtaaaaaatgtaatgaaactttacatacatTACCTACGACACAAAATAATAGCAACGATCGTGTGGATAGAACACGAGATAAACATTCGTTTTACTGTTGAACTAACTGCTGTAAACaattttttcaataaaatcaaaaatacACCACTTGACTAAACTTAACGCATGGCACTTAACGAAGGATTCAAATAGCATTGTGTTTATTTCGAAATGTTTCATTCCTGTTTTCCAATCATGTGTTGCTGGCTTGCTTTTTGACACTTCTATCCATTACCTAGCTCATTGGTTTGCTGGGATTGTGTTAATGATGGGGGCGTGTGCGGTATGAACTTGTAAAACACGGGAAATTCCGTTGATTCTCTATTATTTGAACACTTGAACAATAAGCACAGCGAGcggaaaatgcaacaaaaagcACATGGAAACTTCCGACGATGAAGTGACATTTATTCACTTCGCGTTTGGCAGACGTCATATTAGACAAACCTAGGCTGCGTACACGCTTCGACCTTAGGCTGCGTACACACTTCGATTTTAGGCTGCGCTACTGAAGGTCTAAAAAATTTTATTTCTATCTGGCGGATTGTTAGTTTCTTGCAAAcatgaaaataatttgaaattgatCAAATAAGAATAAGAGTATCGCTGTAAGGGTACAAAAAGTTTAATAAGTTAACAAGTTTTGCTCCCTGATCAGGTGAATCTGTGCGGTTTTGCAGTAAGTGTTCTATTATATCGAAAGACCGATATATTGCGCGTCTGTCGTTATAGGTCAATTTTGACAGTAGGTTGCGTGGCTATGATAGATGAAGAAAACGTAACTTTTATTGCTTACACGGCATCCATTTTCGTCTGTGTTATTTGCTCTGTGCTGTGCATTTCTTAAAAAGGTTCCTTTTGAGGTGAAAAAAATTGTGCAACCATTTTGACTCATCACTTTGGAGATAACTAGCAAAATGCTCTACTTGGAGGATTACTTGGAAAGTAAGTAAAATGCGTTTTCTTATAACGAACGGGCGAATCGTTGGAAAATGGCGTGCGCTGATGCTATGCACGAAATGTATGGCACGCCACCAGTTCTATGAGCGAAACGCAGAACTAACGTAAGGTCAGCGATGCTGATGCGAAACGATTTTGGATTGGCTTAGATTTCTTTAGAACAAAAACTATTAAAAGACCGCTTCATACATTACGATTATCCGGTTCTCCGGTTATTATTATCCGGCATCTACATCCATCGGGCAGTCCTGGTCTATAGTAAAGGCATGACTTTTGTAAGTTTTCTTAGCCTTTGGGCGGATTTACTGGGTGAAATAGGTGGTCCCGCACTAAACCCCCTGTCACGCAGGAGTGCCATCGTGGCCGTAATATTGAAGGTGTATAAGGACCGACTCTTAGAACACACGATATCCAAGCCTCCAACCTCTCTCTACTTAGCCATATCAACCATCACCACAAAATGGAAAGCTGGTGTATTGTACAATGTGAATTGTGGCCATAGCACAATCCTAATTGTGATATGGCTTATACGTAGAAGTCTCACGTATTGCACAATGGAGGAACACGTAGAGAGTGT
This window of the Anopheles cruzii chromosome X, idAnoCruzAS_RS32_06, whole genome shotgun sequence genome carries:
- the LOC128268560 gene encoding protein scarlet, coding for MTKQSAIKLLNMVGNGGKKLSSSKVQSQSDDSFGRRPVCLPLTSTSPPLSGGGSRFYQASLRSYSYWSPSEQGATLVWRDLCVYATSTTQIGLKGSSKPSIKRIINNVSGAVTPGSLIALMGSSGAGKSTLMAALAYRTQPGTVVQGDILINGHSIGPFMYRLSGFVHQDDLFVSTLTVCEHLHFMAKLKLDRTVSNKAVDQIIRELLDRTGLTRCARTRIGEAGEGKMLSGGEKKRLAFATELLTKPTILFCDEPTTGLDSFNAQALVSTLQQLAKRGTAIICTIHQPSSQLFSMFDQVMLLAEGRVAYAGKPHDALQFFAQHNFECPPNYNPAEFLIGALATTPGFEKASQRSAQRMCDLFAVSEAAGQRDVLINLEIHMAETGEFSINDEQHLAAPPSWFYTTLWLTYRTWLTVVRNPTVQYLRFLQKMAIAIMAGLCFSGAIDTTQLGVQAIQGILFILISENTFSPMYSVLSVFPETFPLFIRETKNGLYNTSQYYVANVTAMLPGLILEPLLFVLIAYWLAALRPSFYAFAMTSVVATLVMNVSTACGCFFSAAFNSMPLALAYLVPFDYILMITSGVFIQLGTMPVAMQWLPYISWMMYANEAMSIVQWDGVTNITCSTASEKLPCLESGHEVLAYYSFNETHLWVNVGAMVVLYFCFHILGYLFLRRKAKR
- the LOC128270334 gene encoding centrosomal protein of 162 kDa, translating into MHAQNQTTNLPRTCDKGTQPSPVHEALRLLENGTETFIVSKYRNLENELLNLTEQVKDSQERYHSLKIQYETLSQAHRTLRDHYSAKQEEYDKLEFDIQHLTKCADVLRSELKLARSDRNFALELQNLLQAELDDARIDKKRLQDCNEKGTKTIQDLQRQCREMERILMRKNPDSIYGLIVATKLTDGRSGSDVSRCLQETPGCSKMQLDTDIKKTPHYNTNSHGNLCDVQARFNSVQVKYETHIRDLEMQVLSLQQINSKLNERIIHQMEELASISSSAANNSALKNVVSNGTQTDCHIPLKLSKTRRSVMVQTENLVVKPLSIRQQQTRRVSSQNKEDAHLLATIGGMRVDLALKEKAMQRLTREVEECKKTIKKLQKKKEVLVMVDSGKSPVNVRKPVLGCVETNVDGSLLREGAQPKAKSIKMNHNGPQNLRK
- the LOC128269967 gene encoding carboxypeptidase B-like, which translates into the protein MTTNRILLCVTLLTVSFVNQHKLLEAYAVEGATITGPIGRNLSNTIQHENTADQPVKYNGAQLWRIAYDIQLNKNAVSELQDRFKASRWSTNTTSVDIFMAHRMIKPAECFLRSKNVSYEVVIEDLQRAIDAENPSLVETELWENRNGHRMTWTAYHRLQDIYDWMDYLAKTYPDICSTKSIGKTVHGRELRVIRISNGNQTNSAIWIDGGIHAREWISPATVTYIANNLVEDWENHPDYIKNIDWYILPVHNPDGYEYTHQYDRLWRKNRGGLQYGPCAGVDLNRNYGYKWGGQGTSKQPCSEIFAGSGPFSEPETKAVSQFMEQSTANWKGFLTFHSYGQYILYPWGYEQVVPPDHADLKRVGDAAAEKIQRSSGMRYTVGPSGSTLYPAAGGSDDWARGALRIKYAYTVELRDTGRYGFVLPARQIQPTSEEAVMFVDIIAQEVVKLEA